The following proteins are encoded in a genomic region of Gimesia algae:
- the rplO gene encoding 50S ribosomal protein L15 yields MIIDDVHRGIKKHKKKKRVGRGPGSGHGKTSSRGENGYGSRSGSSRRTSFEGGQTPLAMRVAKRGFNNKQFAKKVAVVNVATLEQAFEAGAEITPEVLAEKGLAKGRFDQVKILGNGDLTKKFTVSAHLFSASAESKIQAAGGTVSRVLS; encoded by the coding sequence ATGATTATTGATGACGTCCATCGCGGAATTAAAAAGCATAAGAAGAAGAAGCGTGTCGGTCGTGGACCTGGCTCAGGTCATGGTAAAACTTCCAGCCGTGGTGAAAACGGTTACGGAAGCCGCTCTGGTTCTTCTCGTCGTACCAGCTTTGAGGGGGGACAGACTCCTCTGGCAATGCGGGTTGCGAAACGAGGTTTCAATAACAAACAGTTCGCGAAAAAAGTCGCGGTTGTGAATGTGGCTACTTTAGAGCAGGCATTTGAAGCGGGGGCAGAAATTACCCCTGAAGTGCTGGCTGAAAAAGGTCTGGCCAAAGGTCGTTTCGACCAGGTGAAAATCCTGGGTAACGGAGACCTGACCAAAAAGTTTACCGTATCCGCTCACCTGTTTTCTGCATCTGCTGAATCCAAGATTCAGGCAGCTGGCGGAACTGTCAGTCGCGTTTTGTCATAA
- the rplX gene encoding 50S ribosomal protein L24: MKIRRGDSVIVITGADAGDTPRRVLQVVAGGKKLTVENVNRVFKHVKRGHPKSPQGGRLEVEMPIDISNVKFYCEACSSGSRVGYRYAADGSKERFCKKCSASLGTISPAKAKYQKQ; the protein is encoded by the coding sequence ATGAAGATACGACGTGGCGATTCAGTGATTGTAATCACCGGAGCAGATGCCGGCGATACTCCCAGGCGAGTACTGCAGGTGGTTGCCGGCGGTAAAAAGCTGACCGTGGAAAATGTAAATCGGGTTTTCAAGCACGTGAAACGTGGCCATCCCAAGAGTCCTCAGGGAGGACGTCTTGAAGTGGAAATGCCGATCGATATTTCGAACGTGAAGTTTTATTGTGAAGCCTGCAGTTCAGGATCACGTGTTGGTTATCGCTATGCAGCCGATGGCAGCAAGGAGCGATTTTGTAAGAAGTGTAGTGCGTCGCTGGGAACAATCAGTCCTGCGAAGGCAAAATACCAGAAACAATAA
- a CDS encoding dienelactone hydrolase family protein: MKRSRLLLSAILLFVSVGILLCSNTSVWAEDEKASQSVSEPAATSWLERRKVIERHWLDLLGDFPTEIPELRPEMKQVAQEEGITRYHVSFQTEPDDRVTAWLLVPDEARKRPTPAIICIHSTTFGAGKDSTIGLAGRRPQDPPRDPKIGVASGLELARHGFVTLSIDLLTDGERIKPGERVMDTRGFYLKHPEWSIVGKNTWDIMRSVDFLQTLDFVDGKQIGAIGWSLGGHTALFAAAFEPRITATISNGGVLDWHRHVTAWSRKASSWQPWKEGDPPSKSETLKRRFGFYPNSGPYIYIKKFRPYIDDQSKPIPVDFDSLMMMVAPRPLLIISSEQEFYRHKIFPKCLKAFEVYLNWQDVEGLPSALKARQERLGYDQTLEYYETQHRIAPERIPGMLSELGAGDCFSWFSFPGGHSYPGVARRFTFAWFDRWLGRTLD, translated from the coding sequence ATGAAGCGTTCCCGTCTCTTATTGTCCGCGATCCTGTTGTTTGTTTCTGTTGGAATACTGCTGTGTTCAAACACGAGCGTTTGGGCAGAGGACGAAAAAGCGTCTCAATCTGTTTCAGAGCCGGCAGCGACATCGTGGCTTGAACGCAGAAAAGTGATTGAACGCCATTGGCTCGATCTGCTGGGTGACTTTCCAACAGAGATTCCCGAGCTGCGACCTGAGATGAAGCAGGTTGCGCAGGAAGAGGGAATCACGCGTTATCATGTGAGTTTTCAGACAGAGCCCGATGATCGAGTAACCGCCTGGCTGTTAGTGCCTGATGAGGCACGAAAGCGACCTACACCTGCGATTATCTGTATTCACAGTACCACATTCGGGGCTGGGAAAGACAGCACCATCGGACTGGCCGGCCGCCGGCCCCAGGATCCGCCCCGTGATCCCAAAATTGGTGTCGCCTCGGGTCTCGAATTAGCACGACATGGTTTTGTGACCTTAAGCATCGACCTGCTGACAGACGGCGAGCGAATCAAGCCGGGAGAACGGGTCATGGATACCCGCGGGTTTTATCTGAAGCATCCTGAATGGTCGATTGTCGGCAAAAATACGTGGGACATCATGCGTAGCGTCGATTTTCTCCAGACGCTTGATTTTGTTGATGGCAAACAGATCGGTGCAATCGGCTGGTCCCTGGGAGGACATACGGCTCTGTTCGCTGCAGCATTCGAGCCCCGGATCACAGCCACGATCAGTAATGGCGGCGTGCTGGACTGGCATCGACATGTAACTGCCTGGTCCCGAAAAGCATCCAGCTGGCAGCCCTGGAAAGAGGGAGACCCCCCCTCGAAAAGTGAGACATTAAAACGACGCTTCGGGTTTTATCCCAATAGTGGCCCTTATATTTATATCAAGAAATTTCGACCCTACATCGATGATCAGTCGAAGCCGATTCCGGTCGACTTCGACAGCTTGATGATGATGGTCGCGCCGCGGCCCTTACTGATTATCTCCAGCGAACAGGAATTCTATCGCCATAAAATCTTTCCGAAGTGCCTGAAAGCGTTTGAGGTATATCTGAACTGGCAGGATGTGGAAGGGCTTCCCAGCGCGCTGAAGGCCAGGCAGGAGCGTCTCGGCTATGACCAGACTCTGGAGTATTATGAGACGCAGCACCGCATTGCCCCCGAGCGCATCCCCGGGATGCTGAGCGAACTGGGTGCCGGCGATTGTTTCAGCTGGTTCTCCTTTCCCGGCGGACACAGTTATCCGGGAGTCGCCCGGAGGTTTACTTTCGCCTGGTTCGATCGCTGGTTGGGACGGACTTTGGATTAA
- a CDS encoding putative metallopeptidase gives MSTKKPFNFSHAMYHLCRDISRRLPEFHHVDMDRIAVAFAQARRNVPYGMQAKLTPLRFENGDLQTTRYGRKWTVQRIYQDQQEMLYILTFYLPRFLNHSLEEKLITVVHELYHISPAFDGDIRRLEGHYHVHSHSQKEYDAHMAVMVKQYLKLNPPPELYSFLKCRFSTLQKKHGGVVGLQIPIPKLIPVDESRIA, from the coding sequence ATGTCAACGAAGAAGCCCTTTAATTTCAGTCACGCCATGTACCATTTGTGCCGTGACATTTCGCGTCGGTTGCCTGAATTTCATCACGTCGACATGGACCGCATCGCGGTTGCCTTTGCGCAGGCCCGCCGCAATGTGCCCTATGGCATGCAGGCGAAATTAACGCCACTCCGATTCGAGAACGGCGATCTTCAGACTACCCGCTATGGTCGCAAATGGACGGTGCAACGGATCTATCAGGACCAGCAGGAGATGTTATACATCCTGACATTTTACCTGCCGCGTTTTCTGAATCATTCCTTAGAGGAAAAACTGATCACCGTGGTGCATGAGCTGTATCACATCAGCCCCGCCTTCGACGGCGACATCCGCCGCCTGGAAGGCCATTACCATGTGCACTCCCACAGCCAGAAAGAGTACGACGCTCACATGGCGGTGATGGTGAAACAGTATCTGAAGCTGAACCCACCACCCGAGCTCTATTCTTTTCTCAAATGCCGCTTCTCCACGCTGCAGAAAAAACATGGTGGCGTCGTAGGCCTGCAGATCCCGATTCCGAAGCTGATTCCCGTGGATGAGTCGCGGATCGCGTAA
- the rpsM gene encoding 30S ribosomal protein S13, producing the protein MPRILGVDIPNDKPVYVSLTYLYGIGKVTSLDICHKLNINPQLKAKDLTDDELSRIVNMLDTDYSVEGQLRRATQQDIARLRDIQSYRGIRHRRGLPVRGQNTQTNARTRKGGKKTVAGKKGVKDAR; encoded by the coding sequence ATGCCACGTATCCTCGGTGTTGATATTCCGAACGACAAACCTGTATATGTTTCCCTGACCTACCTGTATGGTATCGGTAAAGTGACATCGCTTGATATCTGCCACAAATTAAATATCAATCCTCAGTTGAAAGCAAAAGATCTGACCGACGATGAGTTGAGCCGGATTGTGAACATGCTGGATACGGATTATTCCGTAGAGGGTCAGTTGCGTCGTGCTACCCAGCAGGACATTGCCCGACTGCGAGACATTCAGTCGTATCGGGGCATTCGTCATCGACGTGGACTTCCGGTTCGCGGACAGAATACACAAACCAACGCCCGTACCCGCAAAGGTGGTAAGAAGACCGTTGCCGGTAAAAAAGGTGTTAAGGACGCCCGTTAA
- the rplP gene encoding 50S ribosomal protein L16, with amino-acid sequence MALMPKRVKHRKSQRGRIKGNATRGNTVAFGEWGLQSLDPGHITAQTIEACRIAATQYVRGEGKLYIRIFPQKSVTSRPLETRMGKGKGEPDHWVAVIKPGTVLFELAGVSHEAAKRCFARVAHKLPVNVRLIERRPSI; translated from the coding sequence ATGGCTCTGATGCCAAAGCGGGTCAAGCACCGCAAAAGCCAAAGAGGACGCATAAAAGGTAATGCGACACGTGGTAACACTGTTGCCTTTGGTGAATGGGGCTTACAATCTCTGGACCCTGGGCACATAACAGCACAAACCATTGAAGCATGCCGAATTGCAGCCACACAATATGTTCGAGGTGAAGGTAAACTTTACATCCGGATCTTCCCCCAGAAGTCGGTTACATCCCGACCTCTGGAAACCCGTATGGGTAAGGGAAAAGGGGAACCGGATCACTGGGTAGCCGTCATTAAGCCGGGCACTGTGTTGTTCGAACTGGCAGGCGTTTCGCATGAAGCAGCCAAACGCTGTTTCGCGCGTGTTGCACACAAGTTGCCAGTGAATGTGAGGCTGATTGAACGTCGGCCTTCCATTTAA
- the rpmJ gene encoding 50S ribosomal protein L36 produces MKVRASVKRICENCKVIRRKGRVYVICSSNPRHKQRQG; encoded by the coding sequence ATGAAAGTCCGAGCCAGTGTTAAGCGGATTTGTGAAAACTGTAAAGTCATTCGGCGAAAAGGGCGCGTCTATGTGATCTGCTCTTCCAACCCGCGCCATAAGCAGCGTCAGGGTTAA
- a CDS encoding DNA-directed RNA polymerase subunit alpha: protein MRIRWRGLELPSRVIPDRDSMTSTYGMFVAEPFERGFGATIANSLRRILLSSLEGSSVTRVKIQGVQHEFTTIPGVVEDITEICLNLKSLIVKNSSSTSKTLRIERHERGVVTGADVITDDQVEVINKDLVIATMTDDVPLNMELTIENGRGYSPASEHAQHETEVGVIPLDATFSPVVRVRYKIEDTRVGQRTNYDKLILEIWTNGTVKPDMALVEASKILRKHLNPFITYREPGPEMPPEGGLKGMLDTTGYAPIDLELEEKLNQSLAELNLSVRATNCLESEGINTVRDLVGKSEDHLLHVRNFGETTLVEVRERLNQIGLRLGMKIPSSSSQSR, encoded by the coding sequence ATGCGAATCCGTTGGCGAGGACTGGAATTACCAAGCCGTGTCATCCCTGATCGGGACTCAATGACATCAACTTATGGTATGTTTGTAGCCGAACCATTCGAACGTGGATTCGGTGCAACCATTGCCAACAGTCTGCGACGAATCCTGCTTTCCAGCCTGGAAGGCAGCTCGGTAACCCGCGTGAAAATCCAGGGTGTGCAGCACGAATTTACAACGATCCCCGGTGTCGTAGAAGACATCACCGAGATCTGTCTGAATCTGAAGTCGCTGATCGTCAAGAATTCCAGCTCGACCTCCAAGACTCTGCGAATCGAAAGGCATGAGCGGGGCGTTGTGACGGGCGCTGATGTCATTACCGACGATCAGGTTGAAGTCATCAACAAAGATCTGGTGATTGCCACCATGACTGATGATGTTCCCCTCAACATGGAACTGACCATCGAAAACGGCCGCGGATATTCTCCTGCTTCAGAACATGCTCAGCATGAAACAGAAGTCGGCGTGATTCCTCTGGATGCCACATTCTCACCTGTCGTGCGTGTGCGTTATAAAATTGAAGATACCCGTGTTGGTCAGCGTACCAACTACGACAAACTGATCCTGGAAATCTGGACCAACGGAACTGTCAAGCCTGATATGGCTCTGGTAGAAGCCTCCAAGATTCTCCGTAAGCACCTCAACCCCTTTATTACTTACCGCGAGCCCGGCCCGGAAATGCCGCCCGAAGGTGGTCTCAAGGGAATGCTGGATACGACCGGTTACGCGCCAATCGACCTGGAACTGGAAGAAAAACTCAACCAGAGCCTGGCCGAGCTGAACCTGTCCGTACGTGCGACCAACTGTCTGGAATCGGAAGGGATCAACACTGTCCGCGACCTGGTTGGAAAATCAGAAGATCATTTATTACATGTTCGTAACTTTGGGGAAACCACCCTGGTTGAAGTTCGTGAAAGACTGAACCAGATTGGCCTGCGTCTGGGAATGAAGATCCCCAGCTCTTCCTCACAATCGCGTTAA
- a CDS encoding bL17 family ribosomal protein — translation MRHRMRGRKLGRNASHRKAMFRNMAVSLIKTIRIDEEAENAPKVPGRITTTVQKAKELRPFMEKLITLGKKAQPHLENATQYATDAEKNSSEWKTWRESEQWNQWNQAIAPALTYRRRAFADLRDNEAVDILFNELSERFEERTGGYTRIVRLATVRLGDAGEQAIIEFVGERDRVKPVKRSTTLDSDAETATTEAPADETESEEPAAETEADDTAAADEAPEASAEAAEEDKEKEA, via the coding sequence ATGCGACACCGAATGAGAGGCCGAAAATTAGGCCGCAATGCATCACACCGTAAGGCTATGTTCCGCAATATGGCGGTGAGCCTCATTAAGACCATCCGGATTGATGAGGAAGCTGAAAACGCACCTAAGGTTCCGGGTCGAATTACTACGACCGTTCAGAAAGCCAAAGAGCTGCGTCCTTTCATGGAAAAGCTGATCACGCTCGGCAAGAAGGCTCAGCCTCATCTGGAAAACGCAACTCAGTATGCGACTGATGCTGAGAAGAATTCCAGCGAGTGGAAGACCTGGCGTGAGTCAGAGCAGTGGAACCAGTGGAACCAGGCGATTGCTCCCGCATTGACTTACCGTCGTCGGGCATTTGCCGACCTGCGTGATAATGAAGCCGTTGACATTCTATTTAATGAACTGTCAGAACGCTTTGAAGAACGTACTGGCGGTTACACCCGCATCGTACGTCTGGCAACCGTTCGTCTGGGTGATGCCGGCGAGCAGGCCATTATCGAATTCGTAGGCGAACGCGATCGTGTGAAACCTGTCAAACGCAGTACGACACTCGATAGCGATGCTGAAACCGCCACCACAGAAGCACCTGCTGATGAAACAGAGAGTGAAGAACCTGCTGCTGAAACCGAAGCAGATGATACTGCAGCCGCAGATGAAGCTCCTGAAGCCAGTGCGGAAGCTGCTGAAGAAGACAAAGAAAAAGAGGCGTAA
- the rpmC gene encoding 50S ribosomal protein L29 → MTKASELREMNDEQLSFALQETQKELFQLRFQAATERLDAPSNIKRLRREIARIQTIRRERELSQQNNA, encoded by the coding sequence ATGACCAAAGCGAGTGAATTACGCGAGATGAATGACGAGCAATTGTCTTTCGCTCTGCAGGAAACACAAAAAGAGTTGTTTCAGTTGCGGTTCCAGGCAGCAACGGAGCGGCTTGATGCACCTAGTAACATTAAGCGGCTTCGACGTGAGATTGCCCGAATTCAGACAATCCGTCGTGAACGTGAATTAAGTCAGCAGAATAATGCTTAA
- the rplN gene encoding 50S ribosomal protein L14, whose amino-acid sequence MIQMQTDLDVCDNSGAKVARCIKVLGGTGRRTAEVGDVIVVSIQKTLAGSNIKKGQVLRGVIVRTRYPCRRDDGSYVRFDRNAMVLIDGEGNPRGTRIFGAVARELRERKYMKIISLANEVV is encoded by the coding sequence ATGATTCAGATGCAAACCGATCTGGATGTATGTGATAATTCGGGTGCCAAAGTTGCGCGCTGCATTAAAGTGCTAGGCGGAACCGGGCGACGAACTGCTGAAGTAGGCGACGTGATTGTCGTCAGTATCCAGAAAACTCTGGCTGGCAGTAACATCAAAAAAGGTCAGGTATTACGTGGCGTGATTGTTCGAACCAGATACCCCTGCCGTCGTGATGATGGCAGCTATGTCAGGTTCGACCGGAATGCAATGGTTTTAATCGATGGCGAGGGTAATCCTCGAGGAACACGTATTTTTGGCGCAGTAGCTCGAGAGCTTCGTGAACGCAAATACATGAAAATTATTAGCCTGGCAAACGAGGTAGTCTGA
- the rplF gene encoding 50S ribosomal protein L6 has translation MSRIGKKPVPVPAGVEIKVDNTAISVKGKHGDLSFVFHPSMNVELDSETNEINVTRPDETRQSRALHGLTRALIANMVQGVETPFVRKLEIQGVGYQASLNGNKLSLQVGFANTIVLEVPQGVICELPNSTNIVLTSADKHAVGQFAANIRSVRPPEPYKGKGIRYEGEYVRRKAGKAFAS, from the coding sequence ATGTCTCGAATCGGTAAAAAGCCAGTTCCCGTTCCTGCCGGAGTGGAGATCAAAGTTGACAACACCGCAATTTCCGTCAAAGGAAAACATGGTGATCTGTCCTTTGTTTTTCATCCCTCAATGAATGTTGAACTTGATTCGGAAACGAATGAAATCAATGTAACTCGTCCCGATGAAACCCGTCAGAGTCGTGCCCTGCATGGTTTGACCCGGGCGTTAATCGCCAACATGGTTCAGGGTGTGGAAACTCCATTTGTACGCAAACTGGAAATTCAGGGTGTTGGTTACCAGGCCTCTCTGAATGGTAACAAGTTGAGCCTGCAGGTCGGATTTGCCAACACAATCGTACTGGAAGTTCCACAGGGAGTCATCTGTGAATTACCAAACAGTACCAATATTGTGTTGACCAGTGCCGACAAGCATGCAGTAGGTCAGTTTGCAGCTAATATTCGTAGCGTACGTCCTCCTGAACCTTACAAGGGTAAAGGGATTCGTTATGAGGGTGAATATGTACGACGTAAAGCTGGTAAGGCTTTTGCAAGCTAG
- the rplR gene encoding 50S ribosomal protein L18 → MKLEKTLKKQKQRRSFRIRNTVRKTGRLRLSVYRSNNHIYAQLIDDTAGVTLVSASTKDKSLAGEIENGGNIAAAEKVGKLIGERAVEKGIKEVAFDRGPYRYHGRVAALADSARKAGLDF, encoded by the coding sequence ATGAAACTAGAAAAAACACTGAAAAAGCAGAAACAACGACGTTCGTTCCGCATTCGCAATACGGTACGTAAAACAGGTCGTTTACGGTTATCTGTTTATCGAAGCAATAATCATATCTACGCTCAGCTGATTGATGATACAGCGGGTGTGACACTGGTCTCCGCCAGCACGAAGGACAAGAGTCTGGCTGGTGAGATTGAAAATGGTGGAAACATTGCCGCTGCAGAAAAAGTCGGTAAGCTGATTGGCGAACGGGCCGTTGAAAAGGGGATTAAAGAAGTCGCCTTTGATCGTGGCCCTTACCGTTACCACGGGCGAGTTGCTGCCCTGGCTGATTCTGCCCGCAAAGCCGGTCTGGATTTTTAA
- the rplE gene encoding 50S ribosomal protein L5, producing the protein MAIPTLLKQYREEIVPALKEKLGRTNVHSLPQIEKVVISMGIGAANQDRKRLTEAADHMTLLAGQKSQITRARQSVAGFKLREGQEIGCRVTLRGNRMYEFLERLISLALPRVRDFRGINPKAFDGKGNYSLGLNESLVFLEIDPDSVKNTQGMNITIVTSASNNEEGLLLLKELGMPFRK; encoded by the coding sequence ATGGCAATACCAACATTATTAAAACAATATCGTGAAGAGATTGTACCTGCCCTGAAAGAAAAGTTGGGCCGTACCAATGTGCATTCACTGCCACAGATTGAAAAAGTGGTGATCAGCATGGGGATCGGTGCAGCCAATCAGGACCGGAAACGTCTGACCGAAGCCGCTGATCACATGACATTACTGGCAGGCCAGAAATCGCAGATTACGCGTGCCCGTCAGTCAGTTGCCGGTTTTAAGTTACGCGAAGGTCAGGAAATCGGTTGCCGGGTCACCCTGCGTGGAAACCGGATGTATGAATTCCTGGAACGTCTGATTTCACTGGCTCTGCCACGTGTTCGCGACTTCCGCGGGATCAACCCCAAAGCCTTCGATGGTAAGGGAAACTACAGCCTGGGCCTGAATGAATCACTGGTCTTCCTGGAAATTGATCCCGATTCCGTAAAAAATACACAGGGTATGAATATTACGATCGTCACTTCGGCTTCTAACAATGAAGAAGGTCTTCTGCTGTTAAAAGAGCTGGGCATGCCGTTTCGTAAATAA
- the secY gene encoding preprotein translocase subunit SecY — protein sequence MLGKLLVLFKIPELRKKIVLTLGLLAIYRMGFWIALPFVNQAQLTETLENLQSQQGGIGQVIQVISLFSASNIGQSTIFGLGIMPYISASIIFQLMGTVYPPLERLQKEGEAGRKKINEYTRYATVVICLVQSFFWIRTLAGGFGSGSSLILDGYQGLYYQIVATITMTTGTVFLMWIGEQIDAYGIGNGISLLIMAGILARMPQAGLSLIEPAFKNGIALGTDTGIDRLLILALVFVFVVVWVIAITQGQRRIPIQSAKHVRGRRVSGGQRQSLPLRVNQAGVMPIIFASSLLMFPYFLFHGLSQYFSTSQFWAMLDEAFQPMSRGFVYTMSYVVLIYFFCYFWTAITFNPKDMAENLKDYGSFIPGYRPGARTAAYLEQVMVRITYVGAAFLSLVAIIPTLVSTWLGVDFLVASFYGGTGLLIVVSVVLDLVNKIDSHLVMRNYSGLLESDL from the coding sequence ATGCTCGGTAAATTATTAGTTCTGTTCAAAATTCCCGAGCTTCGTAAAAAAATTGTACTGACGCTGGGGCTGCTGGCCATCTATCGGATGGGTTTCTGGATTGCTTTGCCTTTCGTCAATCAGGCCCAACTTACTGAAACGCTGGAAAACTTACAAAGCCAGCAGGGGGGCATCGGACAGGTAATACAGGTCATTTCCCTGTTCTCCGCTTCCAATATTGGCCAGAGTACCATCTTTGGTCTGGGCATTATGCCTTATATCTCTGCTTCCATTATCTTCCAGTTGATGGGGACGGTTTATCCGCCCCTGGAGCGCCTCCAGAAAGAGGGAGAAGCGGGCCGGAAGAAGATTAATGAATATACACGTTATGCAACGGTGGTAATCTGCCTGGTACAGAGCTTTTTCTGGATTCGTACACTGGCCGGTGGCTTTGGCTCTGGTTCCAGCCTGATTCTGGATGGATACCAGGGATTGTATTACCAGATCGTGGCAACCATCACCATGACGACGGGAACGGTCTTCCTGATGTGGATTGGTGAGCAGATCGATGCTTACGGCATTGGTAACGGGATCAGTCTGCTGATCATGGCGGGTATTCTGGCCCGGATGCCTCAAGCTGGTTTGAGTCTGATTGAGCCGGCATTTAAAAATGGGATCGCTCTGGGAACCGATACGGGGATCGATCGCCTGCTGATTCTGGCGCTGGTGTTCGTCTTTGTGGTGGTCTGGGTGATAGCCATTACCCAGGGGCAGCGTCGTATTCCGATTCAGTCCGCCAAGCATGTACGTGGTCGCCGGGTCTCCGGTGGTCAGCGACAATCACTGCCATTACGCGTTAATCAGGCTGGTGTAATGCCAATCATTTTTGCTTCCAGTCTGCTGATGTTCCCTTACTTTTTATTCCACGGCTTAAGTCAGTACTTTTCCACCTCACAATTCTGGGCGATGCTCGATGAAGCGTTCCAGCCGATGAGTCGTGGTTTTGTTTACACAATGTCTTATGTGGTTTTGATTTACTTCTTCTGCTACTTCTGGACGGCGATTACCTTTAATCCCAAAGATATGGCAGAAAACCTGAAAGATTATGGTTCGTTTATCCCCGGCTATCGTCCCGGGGCTCGAACAGCCGCCTATCTGGAGCAGGTGATGGTTCGTATTACCTATGTTGGTGCCGCGTTCCTGTCACTGGTAGCAATTATTCCCACACTGGTGTCCACCTGGTTAGGGGTCGACTTCCTGGTGGCGAGTTTTTACGGTGGAACCGGATTGCTGATTGTGGTTTCCGTGGTATTGGATTTGGTCAATAAAATTGACAGTCATCTGGTAATGCGAAACTATTCAGGCTTACTTGAGAGCGATCTGTAA
- the rpsH gene encoding 30S ribosomal protein S8, which yields MMTDPIADMLTRIRNALQIERPFVDIPASKIKVAIAGALQREGYVWDFEVLENSPQNTLRVNLKYGPNGERVIQKIYRESKPGRRTYQDLRSMPEVLQGLGVSILSTSKGVLSNREAKQQGVGGELLCTIW from the coding sequence ATGATGACAGACCCTATTGCAGACATGCTGACACGAATTCGTAATGCACTGCAGATTGAACGGCCTTTTGTTGATATTCCTGCATCCAAGATCAAGGTTGCCATTGCAGGTGCCTTGCAGCGTGAAGGTTACGTCTGGGACTTTGAAGTACTCGAAAACAGTCCCCAGAATACTTTACGGGTGAATCTGAAATATGGTCCCAACGGGGAACGCGTGATTCAGAAGATCTATCGTGAAAGTAAACCAGGTCGACGCACTTATCAGGACCTGCGATCCATGCCGGAAGTTCTGCAGGGTCTGGGTGTCAGCATTCTTTCGACCAGCAAGGGTGTTCTGAGCAATCGTGAAGCAAAACAACAGGGTGTCGGTGGCGAATTACTCTGCACCATCTGGTAA
- the rpsK gene encoding 30S ribosomal protein S11, which translates to MAKVKRKKVKRHITKAIAYIKATFNNTTVTITDLNGDVLCWATAGTSGFKGSRKSTPFAAQRAAEICAEKASKFGVKEMEIRVKGPGSGRESAITGLQSAGISIRAIEDITPLPHNGCRPPKKRRV; encoded by the coding sequence GTGGCTAAAGTCAAACGAAAAAAAGTGAAACGTCACATCACAAAAGCGATTGCTTACATCAAAGCAACGTTTAATAACACCACCGTTACGATTACCGATTTAAACGGTGACGTGCTCTGCTGGGCAACTGCAGGAACTTCCGGGTTCAAAGGCAGCCGCAAGAGCACTCCGTTTGCTGCCCAGCGGGCCGCAGAAATCTGTGCCGAAAAAGCATCCAAATTCGGTGTGAAAGAAATGGAAATTCGCGTCAAGGGACCAGGTTCCGGACGGGAAAGTGCCATCACCGGTTTGCAGTCAGCAGGCATCTCGATCCGTGCGATCGAAGATATCACCCCGCTGCCACACAATGGCTGTCGTCCCCCGAAAAAACGACGTGTCTGA
- the rpsE gene encoding 30S ribosomal protein S5: MSKDGSKQTPETVIQIRRCACVVKGGRRFSFTALVVVGDKEGRVGWGYGKAIEVPLAVDKAVKQANRSMIKTNIIENTVPHEVVGRFGSARVLLLPARPGTGIIAGAGVRAVVEAAGITDIYTKSRGSNNPINVVKATIDGLSKLRTRDDIARLRGVEV, from the coding sequence GTGTCAAAAGATGGTTCAAAGCAAACACCGGAAACAGTCATTCAAATCCGCCGTTGTGCCTGCGTGGTCAAAGGGGGACGTCGATTCAGTTTCACAGCTCTGGTTGTTGTCGGCGATAAAGAAGGTCGTGTGGGCTGGGGATATGGCAAAGCCATCGAAGTGCCACTGGCAGTCGATAAAGCTGTTAAACAGGCCAACCGCAGTATGATCAAGACGAACATTATTGAAAATACGGTTCCCCACGAAGTGGTGGGCCGATTTGGTTCTGCCCGTGTGCTGCTGTTACCCGCTCGTCCTGGTACAGGTATTATTGCCGGTGCTGGAGTTCGAGCCGTAGTTGAAGCTGCCGGCATTACTGATATTTATACAAAGAGTCGTGGTTCCAATAATCCAATCAATGTCGTGAAAGCGACCATCGATGGACTCTCAAAACTGCGAACCCGGGATGATATTGCACGTTTGAGAGGAGTAGAAGTCTAA